Below is a genomic region from Miscanthus floridulus cultivar M001 chromosome 1, ASM1932011v1, whole genome shotgun sequence.
GTGGTAGGGCTCATGCCACTGAACCAGAGTCCTCATAGCCGTGCGACTTACCTTTAGGAGAAGGAGGATCACCTATGAGATTAGCAGGTGGACCTAGAGACTGCCGAGGTAGAGCTCGAGCACTAAAGGTAGGACCTTGCGTGGCAACGAGCCATGCACCCTCTCAGCAACGATGATGACGCCTGCATCGGGGCTCCCAGTGGCCTCTTCTTTCCTTGTGCAGTGTACAACATGTCGGCCACCGCCTTCCATCTGGAAGACATCTCTGACGCACCAGACTGAAAGACCAATGAGTGGCTAAACAAGGTGAAGCAACTCCTGCACGTCGCTCTCGAGCAACAGGCCAAGAGCTCGGCCTCTCGGCATTGTGCCACACTCTCCCAGCCATCCTAAATGATGGCCACTCCCAATGGGGATCGCTCCGATGCTCACGCCCCACAGGTGGGGGGTAGCAGCGGCGACACCTTAGCAATAGCTCCGACCGGCCGTGGACCTAGGGTGCCTACCCTCGACAGGAGCAAAGGCGCAACCTTTCTCCTTGGTGTCCCCCATGTGCCATCAGATCAGCGATGACCGCGATGTCCGTGACACCATCGAGGCCAGGTGCCATGCTCAGGTGTAGTCCCATACCCCTGAGCAACAGGGCGAGGGTGCTGCCCTAGATCATTTCAGCCTCTGGCATTCAGGGCAGCGATCCGGGTGGCTCCCTACCCAAGGCGTTTCCTGCCACCGAAGCACATCTTCAAGTATGACAGTAAGACCAACCTAGACCATTGGCTAGAGGATTATCACCTTGCCATGAAGGCCGGGTGTCGGAcaatgacttcaccatctagtacATTCCCCTGCTTCTATCATGCTTGACAAGAGCTTGGCTCAAGCAACTTGAGCCCGGTAGCATCCGCTGCTGGGGGGATCTCTATTTGGTCTTCATTGGCCACTTCTAGGATACCTACACCCGCCTAGGTAACTCATGGGACCTCCATAACTATAGGCAGAGGGCCAATGAGACCCTCTAGGAATACATCCAGCACTTCTCTAAGAAGCACAATGAGCTCCCAAACATCACCGATGCCGTCGTGATCAATGCCTTCATCTATGGCATGACCTGCGAGGCGCTCATCCACGTGCTCAGCCGTGAGACCCCACACATGATGCAGCAAGTCTTGGACATTGCCACCTAGTATGCCATCGGTGAGGAGAGTGTCTAGGCCAACTTCAGCGACAAGGCTAAGGCCACTGGCCACCTCAGTGGTGGAGACGGCGGCGATGACCCTGCTTCATCCTGGCAATGCTACGATAGGAGGAACAAGGACCAGAAGTGCCACAGGGAGGAGATGGTGGTTACAGCCAACCGCACCTCTAGGCCTCAGCCCCATGGGTGAGGCACATGTCTAGAACACTTTGAGAAGATGCTCGAGGACCCTACCCGTTCCATAGGGGGCAAGCAAAGCACCTCCTCAAGGATTGCGCTACCATGAGGGGCTATATCCATGGCACCTTGACCAATAGGGCAAGGCCTAGAAACTTGCACTGAAGGCTAGCGACTCCATGGATGGTGCCCAGGAGGAACACACAGAGTTCCCCGAGGCCAAacattgcctcatgatcttcgggagCTCCCTTGGCCTACGTATCCCACTGGCAGTGCCACATCACCGACCAAGAGGTGAACGTTGTTCACACCCTCACAACTCTGACGTGGCTCTAGGGGTCCTAGATGTCCATCACCTTCAACTAGGGGATCACCCCGATCATGTCCCTAATCCAGGGCGCTACCCGCTTGTGGTCAGCTTGATCATGGGCACcacgcgcctcaccaaggtgctgatggacaggggcagcggcctcaacatactctatgccAGCACCCTCAACAAGATGGGCATCCCATGGAGCAGCCTGTGCTCTAGCAAGGCACTATTTTATGGGTTTGTCCTGGGGAAGGAGGCTATGCCCCTCGAGCGCATCCGACTCAACATCACCTTTGGCCAGCTAGACAACTACTGCAAGAAGCTgttcaccttcgaggtggtcgactTCCTTGGCATATACCATGCCCTCCTCAATCGACCATGCTTCTCCatgttcatggtcgtccccaactacacctacttgAAGATCAACATACCCGTCCTgaagggggtcatcaccatcgagggCAGCATTGAGCAAGCCTACTACTGTGATTAGGACTGCATCACCCAACCGGCCATGCTCGTTGCCCCCTGCGCTCCCAATGGTCCTAGCCATGAGGCAGGAGGGGTGCCAGTGGAGGGAGCAGCCAAGGCAGCGGCGGTGCTCAACCAACCGAACATCTAGGCACTCAGCCCCTAGAAGGGGTCAACCCAATCGAGGTGAGTTCTGACCTTTCCCCATGAAGGGGCTATCTGCCCAGAAACACCATCTCCCGAGCCAACACCCACCTATCGACCTCCTTCGCCGGCCACCTCTCTAataacaaaaaccaagataagtctagTCCTCTCTAGCTTCGCTTGACTTCACTGTTGTCTCCTTAAACTCGAGTGACTCCAGTAGTAGCTCGGCTATGCCAAATGTTTGACTAAGCTAACCACCAATTACCCTCTTTGAAGGTGGACCATAGCATAGGGCCCCCAAGCGAGGCAAGGACGAACAAACAGAGTAGGAGAAGTGGGCGAAAGATTAGCAAGGCGCTAACAGAATGGCCCTGGCCTCCGCATTACCAGCTATGTCCCCTATCCCGTCTCTTGTGTTCATTTTGTTCATTTGTAGCTATCTCTGTCTCCTAATCCTTCTTTGGATCACTCCTCCTAGCTGCATGCTAGCACAGGACCCCTCAAAAGGGGCAAGGCTAAGGGTTCTAAGGCTAGTCAAATGGGCTTCAAGGCCGCCTAAGGCATCTAAAGTGCAAGGGATGCCGATGGTCGAGCACCAGAGGCCTAAGCCGGACGTTCAAAAGCAAAGCTGGCCAACCATCACGCGATGTGCAAGTATCGATCTTGAGCCGCTCATGGTGACCCATCGAGGGAGGCAGCGAGCCCCCATGCACCGATAAATAGGCTCAGGAACTATATGAGTGGCTCGGTCGAGAAGCCAAGAatctcccctctaggggacatgaccATGGCATGGACTGTAAACTTGGGGTCTCACGGACTTATTTGCTAGTCGCACGGGTGTGGCAATCTTGTCCACTAAGGCTATTGTCATATTGGCTTAGCCCCATGAGGGAACAGCAGTGTCGAGCTAAAGGGCCATCTGAAACCTTAAAATTTTTTGAGGCCCCACAATGGCCTCAAGGGCGGCGCTGGCTCCCTTGCTCGACCCCCGA
It encodes:
- the LOC136461451 gene encoding uncharacterized protein, coding for MGTTRLTKVLMDRGSGLNILYASTLNKMGIPWSSLCSSKALFYGFVLGKEAMPLERIRLNITFGQLDNYCKKLFTFEVVDFLGIYHALLNRPCFSMFMVVPNYTYLKINIPVLKGVITIEGSIEQAYYCD